A DNA window from Castanea sativa cultivar Marrone di Chiusa Pesio chromosome 7, ASM4071231v1 contains the following coding sequences:
- the LOC142643965 gene encoding uncharacterized protein LOC142643965, with protein sequence MDEKSVGVIMRTGPPTWKVFIDGAANQKGYGIGLVLISPEGITFKKSLRLAFSATNNEAEYEAVLVGMNMVYSMGGKGVHMLSDSQLVVSQVTGTMEVRDSRMQEYLTQVKSLQSKFDSFILSHVSRNLLEPALATVGAPRIHLIRFGPSWIDPVISFLKNDVLPEDKSEADKIRQKAPRFWLSKD encoded by the exons atggatgaaaaatcagttggcgtgATCATGCGCACAGGACCTCCCACTTGGAAAGTATTCATTGATGGGGCAGCAAACCAAAAAGGGTATGGtatcggacttgtcctgatatctCCCGAGGGAATCACCTTCAAAAAATCTCTAAggttggcattctcggctactaataacgaggctgaaTACGAGGCAGTCTTGGTCGGAATGAACATGGTGTATAGCATGGGCGGAAAGGGAGTACATATGCTTtcagattctcagttagtggtcagCCAAGTGACAGGGACTATGGAGGTCAGGgattcaagaatgcaagaatacttgacccaggtcaaaAGCTTGCAATCTAAGTTCGATTCCTTCATCCTGTCTCACGTTTCAAGAA atttgtTAGAGCCAGCTCTTGCCACCGTTGGTGCACCCCGTATCCATTTGATAAggtttggacctagttggatcgaccctgtGATATCCTTTCTGAAAAATGACGttcttcctgaggacaagtctgagGCAGACAAGATCCGACAAAAGgcaccgcgtttctggttgtccaagGACtag
- the LOC142642750 gene encoding peroxisomal 2,4-dienoyl-CoA reductase [(3E)-enoyl-CoA-producing]-like produces MGRRRNVLDSAVDSLRSHGIQAIGLEGDVRKREDAIRVLESTIKRFGRLDILVNAAAGNFLVSAEDLTTNGFRTVIDIDSVGTFTMCHEALKYLKKGGPGKHPSNGGTIINISVTMHYTATWYQIHVSSAKAAVDSITRSLALEWGTDYDIRVNGIAPGPIKDTAGVSKLLPQEIISKAREAQPLYKFGEKWDIAMAALYLASDAGKYVNGTTLVVDGGQWLSSPRNLPKEAVKQLSRAVESRSRAVGVPKSKL; encoded by the exons ATGGGCCGCCGCAGGAATGTCCTTGACTCTGCTGTTGACTCCCTTAGGTCTCATGGAATTCAA GCTATTGGACTAGAGGGAGATGTTCGCAAAAGGGAAGATGCAATTAGAGTTCTGGAATCAACTATTAAGCGTTTTGGCAGGCTTGACATTCTTGTAAATGCAGCAGCCGGCAATTTCCTTGTATCAGCAGAGGATCTAACCACTAATGGCTTCCGAACAG TAATAGACATAGATTCTGTTGGCACTTTTACAATGTGCCACGAAGCACTTAAGTACCTTAAGAAAGGGGGACCAGGGAAACACCCATCTAATGGTGGAACGATCATAAATATAAGCGTAACTATGCATTATACAGCCACTTGGTATCAAATCCATGTATCTTCTGCCAAG GCAGCTGTTGATAGCATTACAAGAAGCTTGGCATTGGAGTGGGGAACAGACTATGACATTAGAGTCAATGGGATTGCACCAGGACCTATTAAAGACACTGCTGGTGTTAGTAAACTTCTACCTCAAGAAATTATAAGCAAAGCTAGAGAGGCACAGCCTTTGTATAAATTTGGTGAGAAATGGGATATTGCTATGGCTGCTCTCTATCTTGCATCTGATGCTG gAAAATATGTCAATGGAACAACATTGGTGGTTGATGGAGGACAATGGCTGAGCAGTCCCCGCAATCTGCCCAAAGAGGCGGTGAAGCAGCTGTCTCGAGCAGTGGAAAGTAGGTCTAGAGCAGTTGGGGTTCCTAAGAGCAAGCTATAA
- the LOC142643675 gene encoding uncharacterized protein LOC142643675, whose translation MDLPPEHLQFLTIPDIVTESISIPKQSPKTFYLITLTLLFPLSFAILAHSLFTHPLLAHLQDSQPDPTQTRHQFTLLLLFQFLYLIFLFAFSLLSTAAIVFTVASLYTSKPVSFSSTISAIPSVFKRLFVTFLWVSLLMVIYNFVFLAFLVLLVVAINTRNTFLLIFAVLIISILFLFVHVYITALWHLASVVSVLEPVYGFSAMKKSYELLKGKTVYAFVLVFVYLAICGVIGWVFGSVVVHGGEKFGVFVRIVVGGFLVGVLVIVNLVGLLVQSVFYYVCKSYHHQGIDKLALHDHLGGYLGDYVPLKSSVQMENLEI comes from the coding sequence atGGATCTCCCACCAGAACATCTCCAATTCTTAACAATCCCAGACATCGTCACAGAATCAATCTCCATCCCCAAACAATCTCCAAAAACCTTTTACCTCATCACCTTAACTCTCCTCTTCCCTCTTTCCTTTGCCATCTTAGCTCACTCTCTCTTCACACACCCACTCCTGGCCCACCTCCAAGACTctcaacccgacccgacccaaacCCGACACCAATTCactctcctcctcctcttccaaTTCCTCTACCTTATCTTCCTCTttgctttctctctcctctccactGCGGCCATAGTCTTCACTGTAGCATCTCTCTACACCTCAAAGCCAGTCTCTTTCTCCTCCACAATCTCGGCCATTCCCAGCGTTTTCAAGCGCTTATTCGTTACCTTCTTATGGGTTTCTCTTCTAATGGTGATCTACAACTTTGTCTTCCTTGCTTTCCTGGTCTTATTGGTCGTAGCCATTAATACCCGGAACAcctttttgcttatttttgcAGTTTTGATCATTTCCATACTCTTTCTCTTTGTTCATGTCTATATCACTGCACTGTGGCACTTGGCTAGCGTGGTTTCTGTGTTGGAACCGGTTTATGGGTTTTCTGCTATGAAAAAGAGCTATGAGTTGTTGAAGGGAAAGACCGTTTACGCCTTTGTGCTTGTTTTTGTGTACTTGGCGATCTGTGGGGTTATTGGTTGGGTTTTTGGGTCAGTGGTTGTGCATGGAGGTGAAAAATTTGGTGTCTTTGTGAGGATTGTGGTTGGAGGGTTCTTGGTGGGTGTGTTGGTGATTGTGAACTTAGTGGGGTTGTTGGTGCAGAGCGTCTTTTACTATGTTTGTAAGAGTTATCATCATCAAGGGATTGATAAATTAGCTTTGCATGACCATCTTGGTGGGTATCTTGGGGACTACGTGCCTCTCAAGAGCAGTGTTCAGATGGAGAATTTGGAAATCTGA
- the LOC142643966 gene encoding uncharacterized protein LOC142643966, giving the protein MAFVSLYRALLINTICLSILAYHTNNPLLLLVACIVLLLFIALQFFTEHWLLACFVSMFEGIHGMAALRRSRELMKGRADKLGVLLFFLVCEWIQLHQEISMLGDKLNSGSTDWIVKLSDVPTFGLLFPVILFGISAQSVLYFFSNQEIDKGALSKRLGWYLRSTCSNYQ; this is encoded by the coding sequence ATGGCTTTCGTGAGTCTCTACCGGGCACTATTAATCAATACTATATGTCTTTCCATATTGGCTTACCACACAAACAACCCTCTTCTCCTTTTGGTCGCTTGCATCGTTTTGCTTCTGTTCATAGCTCTTCAATTCTTCACTGAACACTGGTTGCTTGCTTGTTTCGTATCAATGTTTGAAGGGATTCATGGGATGGCAGCCCTTAGAAGGAGTAGAGAACTGATGAAGGGGCGTGCAGACAAGTTGGGAGTCTTGTTATTTTTTCTGGTTTGCGAATGGATTCAGCTTCATCAAGAAATATCTATGTTGGGAGATAAATTGAATTCTGGGAGTACTGATTGGATAGTAAAATTGTCTGATGTGCCAACATTTGGTTTGTTATTTCCAGTGATTTTGTTTGGAATTTCAGCTCAATCTGTCTTATATTTTTTCTCCAACCAAGAGATTGACAAGGGTGCTTTGTCTAAACGACTTGGTTGGTACCTTCGATCAACATGCTCCAACTATCAGTAA